DNA from Helicobacter pylori:
AAGGGTTTTTTTCAAAATAATCCTTTTGAAACGCTTTTTTGGAAAAGATTTGCAACTGCCCTAAAATAAGGGGCAACTCTTTATTTTCAGTGGTTTTGAAAATGAATTTAACATGGTGTTTGTCTAAGATAACCGCCTTTTTAACATCTTGGTAATACTGCCTATAAAGGGGCGATCCTAATTTCATGATCGTATCAAAACTAAACTTCACGTCGCTCGCTAAAATGGGAGCGTTATTGCTGAATCTCGCTCTTTTATCTATCGTAAAAATCACATAGCTGTTATCCTTAGCCACTTCTGCGTCTTTAGCGATTAAGGGGTATTCCGCAAAAGGTTCGTCTAAACTTTGCACCATTAAAGTGTCATAAATGAGATCCAAACCTTCAGCTTTAGTGCCTTTAAGCGCGAAAGGGTTAAGGCTATCAAAAGTCCCTATGGCGTCATTCCTTAAAACACCGCCTTTTCTAGCGTTAGGGTTAGCGTATTCAAAATGCGTGAAATTGTCTTTATATTTAGGCTCTTCGCCCAAGTATAAATAAGGCGTAGCTTTAAGGAAACAAAACACCCCTAACCATAAACCTAAAATTTTAAAGACCACTCAAATTAACCCCATCAATTCTTTAGCCTTTTGGTAAGTCGCTCTCGCTAAAGGCCTGGCTTTTTCTACGCCGCAATTTAAAACGGCTTTCACCTCATCATCGCTGATTTCTCTGTATCTTTCTTGGATAGGCTTTAAAGATTGGATCACTACTTCAGCTAATTCCTTTTTAAAATCCCCATAGCCCTTATTTTTGAAACGCTCCTCTATCTTTTCTGGGCTTTCATCGCTTAAAAGCATGTAGATATTCAAAAGGTTAAAAACGCCCTCTCTTTTTTCATCAAATTCAATAACGCCCATAGAATCCGTGGCCGCTTTTTTGATTTTTTTCACAATAACATCTGGCTCGTCTAAAAGGAAAATCGCATGGTTAGCCCCTTTATGCGATTTACTCATCTTCACTTTTGGATCGTCTAGCCCCATAACCCTTGCCCCCACTTTAGCGATCAAAGGCTCTGGCACTTTAAAGCAGTTCCCAAAATCCCTGTTAAATTTTTCTGCAACGTTTCTCGTGAGCTCTAAATGCTGTTTTTGATCTTCGCCCACTGGCACTAAATCGCTTTGGTATAATAAAATGTCTGACGCCATTAAAATAGGGTAATTGAAAAGCCCCACATTCACGCTTTTAGGGTTTTTTAAAGACTTGTCTTTGAATTGCGTCATTCGTTGCATTTCCCCCATAGAAACCTGGCAATCTAGTAGCCACGCTAAAGCCGGGTGCTCATCCACTTCACTTTGAATGAATAACCCCGATTGATTAGGATCAATCCCGCAAGCTAAAAGCAGTTTAACCAGCTCATAGGTTTGGGATTTTAAAAATATAGGCTCTATGGGGAGGGTGATCGCATGCGAATTGACGATACAAAAAAGGTTTTCATACTCATCTTGCAATTCTACCCAATGCTTGATCGCTCCTAGATAGTTGCCCAAATGGATTTGCCCGGTCGGTTGGATGCCTGAAAAGACTCGTTTTTTGTGCATGTTGTTTCTCGTTGGTTTTAGTTAGTGTTATTGTAACCACCTAATTTTAATATTTTAATTTATCTTGGTTTTTAAGAGCGCCTGATCCCAGAAAAGAGTAACACTTCATAGCTCAATTTTTCAAACGCCATGTTTTGGAAAAAATGTTTTTTTTGCTTGAAACTCAGCGTTGAACCCCCCAAAAGACCGCATTTTTTAAGGTAATTCAAGCAATCTTGTTTGCAGTTGAAATAAAGGGCGAAGCGCTTGTTTTCTAATTCTATTTGAAAATGTTTAAAGGCGTTTTTAATCAAGGATTTGAGCGTTTTGAGATCCCTTAAAGGCGAAGGCGTGCCTAAAAACTCATGCACTTCATGCAAACTAAAATCCGTATGGATAGCTAAAGCGGCCTCCTTACTAAAAAGAGCGATTTTTTCTAAAACGCTTTTTAAATCCCTAGCCCATTGTAAAGATGAAGAAGACACAACCAGATCGTAATCGCAAAAAACATGTTCTTCAAAATTTGCATGCTCTAAAGAGATTTTTTGAATGTTAAGAGAATGCGTGGGGTGCAATTTGAGCATGTTCATGGAATTATCCAAAGCGATAAAATTTTCAATCAAAATATTTTGTTGCTCTAAAGCGTTAAAAACAGCCCCACTCCCTGATCCGAGATCCAAAACTTTAGCGTAATGTTTTTGTTTTAAAAATTGGACAAGATAAATAGCGATTTGCTGCTGGATATGGGCAAAGAGATGGTAAGTTTTGGCATGCTTATTGAATGCATGCTGATTAAATGAATAAAAAGAGTCCAACACCACCGCCTTAACGCACTACCTTGAAAATTAAAACTAAATTTTAGTGTATTCTTAGCAAATTTTAGATAAGATTAAGCCTAATTTTTTCTAAATTTTAGGGATTTAAGGAATCAGTGTTTATGACAAGCGCTCTGTTAGGCTTACAAATTGTTTTAGCGGTATTGATTGTGGTGGTGGTTTTGTTGCAAAAAAGTTCTAGCATCGGCTTAGGGGCTTATAGCGGGAGCAACGATTCTTTATTTGGCGCTAAAGGGCCCGCAAGCTTTATGGCGAAATTGACCATGTTTTTAGGCTTATTGTTTGTCATCAACACCATCGCTTTGGGCTATTTTTACAACAAAGAATACGGCAAGAGCGTTTTAGATGAAACTAAAACCAACAAAGAGCTTTCGCCCTTAGTCCCTGCCACCGGCACGCTCAACCCTACGCTTAATCCCACACTCAACCCAACGCTCAACCCTTTAGAGCAAGCCCCAACTAATCCTTTAATGCCTACACAAACGCCTAACGAACTCCCTAAAGAGCCAGCCAAAACGCCTTTTGTTGAAAGCCCCAAACAGAATGAAAAGAATGAAAAGAATGAAAAAAATGAAAAGAATGAAAAGAATGAAAAAAATGATGCCAAAGAAAATGGTATAAAGGGTGTTGAAAAAACCAAAGAGAACGCCAAAACGCCCCCAACCACCCACCAAAAGCCTAAAACGCATGCGCAAACCAACGCCCACACAAACCAAAAAAAGGATGAAAAATAATGTTACAAGCCATTTATAACGAAACCAAAGATTTGATGCAAAAAAGCGTTCAAGCTTTAAACAGGGATTTTTCCACTCTAAGGAGCGCGAAAGTTTCAGTCAATATTTTAGATCACATCAAAGTGGATTATTACGGCACGCCCACCCCTTTAAACCAAGTCGGCTCCGTGATGAGCTTGGATGCGACCACCCTTCAAATCAGCCCATGGGAAAAAAACCTGCTCAAAGAAATTGAACGATCCATTCAAGAAGCCAATATCGGCGTCAATCCTAATAACGATGGCGAAACGATCAAGCTTTTTTTCCCACCCATGACAACCGAGCAAAGGAAACTCATCGCAAAAGACGCCAAAGCGATGGGCGAAAAGGCTAAAGTGGCTGTGAGGAATATCCGCCAAGACGCTAACAACCAGGTGAAAAAATTAGAAAAAGACAAAGAGATCAGCGAAGATGAAAGCAAGAAAGCCCAAGAGCAGATCCAAAAAATCACCGATGACGCCATTAAAAAAATTGATGAAAGCGTGAAAAACAAAGAAGACGCTATTTTAAAGGTCTAAACCATGGATATTAAGGCATGTTATCAAAACGCTCAAGCGCTATTAGAGGGGCATTTCTTGCTCAGCAGCGGGTTCCATTCCAATTATTATTTGCAATCCGCTAAAGTCTTAGAAGATCCCAAACTAGCCGAACAATTAGCGCTAGAATTAGCCAAACAAATCCAAGAAGCTCATTTGAATATTGAATGCGTTTGCTCGCCTGCGATTGGGGGGATCTTGGCTGGGTATGAGCTTGCAAGGGCTTTGGGCGTGCGTTTTATCTTCACTGAAAGGGTGGATAATATCATGACATTAAGGCGTGGTTTTGAAGTCAAAAAAAACGAAAAAATTTTAGTGTGTGAGGACATCATCACTACGGGGAAATCCGCCATGGAATGCGCTAAAGTTTTAGAAGAAAAGGGTGCTCAAATCGTGGCTTTTGGCGCTCTAGCTAATCGGGGCATTTGCAAACGCGCTCATTCTCATTTAAAAGCTCAAGAGGGCGCGTGTTTGCCTAGCCATTTGCCCCTGTTTGCTTTAGAAGATTTTGTTTTTGACATGCACAAGCCTAGCTCTTGTCCTTTATGCGCTACTAGCGTTGCTATCAAACCGGGAAGTCGTGGCAACTAAGAAAACCAAAAAAAATAAAACCCCAGAAAAAAAGCATGTTTTAGAAAGCCCTTTAAAAGGGCTGTATCTTTCTTTGCGCTTAAAGGCTTTCATCACTGATATTTTTATGATTTATACCCCCATGCTTTATATAATGACTTATGCGATTTTAGGGAGCGCGAAGGATTTTAGGGAAAACCAGAACGCGATTTTTTTATGCCTGCTTTTTTACGCCCTAACGCACAGCTTTTTTATCGCTTTTAAATCCCAAAGCCCTGGAATGCGTTACGCTCAGTTTAAATTGGTCAAAAATAATGGTAAAGAAGTGGGCTTTTTTTTGGCGTTGTGGCGCTTTGTCTTGTGGGTGTTGAGCATGGGGTTACTTATAGGGTTTGTTGCGCCTTTTATTTTTAAGTTTTTTTTGCATGACAAATTCAGCGGCACTCATATTGAAATCATCAAGGAGGAAATATGAAAAATTTAGTGATCTTAAGTGGGGCTGGCATTTCAGCAGAGAGCGGGATTAAAACCTTTAGAGACGCTGGCGGTTTGTGGGAAGGGCATGACATCATGGAAGTCGCCTCGCCTTATGGCTGGAAAAAGAACCCGCAAAAGGTGTTGGATTTTTACAACCAAAGGCGCCGACAGCTTTTTGAAGTTTATCCTAACAAAGCCCACAAGGCTTTAGCGGAATTGGAAAAACACTATCAAGTTAATATCATCACCCAAAATGTAGATGATTTGCATGAAAGGGCGGGTTCTTCTCGCATTTTGCACTTGCATGGGGAATTATTGAGCGTTCGCAGCGAGAAAAATCCTAATTTAGTCTATAGATGGGAAAAGGACTTGAATTTAGGCGACTTGGCCAAGGACAAATCGCAATTACGCCCTGATATTGTGTGGTTTGGCGAAGAGGTGCCTTTGCTTAAAGAAGCGGTTTCTTTAGTCAAACAAGCACACCTTTTAATCATCATTGGCACTTCTTTGCAAGTCTATCCCGCCGCTAGCCTCTATACGCATGCGCATAAAGACGCCCTCATTTATTACATTGACCCTAAAGCTAAAAACGCCCGTTTGCCCCAGAATGTCCAATGCATTAATGAAAGCGCGGTGCATGCCATGCAAGATTTAATGCCCAAACTCATAGAAATGGCCTCTTAAGAGATGTTGAAATAATTTTTATTTTTTCAGCTAACGATTAGCAAAAACATGGTTTAATTGCTTCCATCGTTTGCTAAAAGTAATGATTAAAGGAGTTTGAGAGCCTGATGCAACAAGCCGCAGAAGCATTGAATCACCCCTATTTTGGCGTTTTTGTTTTGTTGGTGTTCACCTTTTGGGTGTTTAACTTAACCTTAAGGATTCAAAGGTTTTTAAGCCGTAAAATGGCTCAAAAAAAGGGCGAAAAGCTCAAGCTCGCTCCCTATGAATGTGGGCCTGTGGCTCTCAAGCAGCCTAATAGGGTGTCCCATCATTTTTATATCATGGCCATGCTTTTTATTTTATTTGATGTAGAAATCGTTTTCATGTTCCCTTGGGCGATTGATTTTAAAAAGTTAGGCTTGTTTGGGCTCGTTGAAATGCTAGGCTTTGTCTTCTTTTTGGCAATCGGTTTTATTTACGCTTTGAAGCGAAACGCTTTGAGTTGGCAAAAATTAGAGGTGAAATAATGCAACAAGCACCAGTTATTCTAAGCACTTTGGATAAATTATTGAATTGGGGGCGTTCTAATTCGCTCTGGCCCTTAACTTATGGCTTGGCGTGTTGCGCGATTGAGATGATGGCGACAGGGGGTTCAAGGTTTGATTTTGACAGATTTGGCACGATTTTTAGAGCGAGTCCTAGGCAATCTGATGTGATGATCATCGCTGGCACGCTCACTAAAAAACATGCCGAGTTTATGCGCAGGCTCTATGATCAAATGCCTGAGCCTAAATGGGTGATTTCTATGGGGAGTTGTGCTAACACGGGCGGGATGTTTAACACTTATGCGACCGTTCAAGGAGCGGATAGGATCGTTCCTGTGGATATTTATTTACCCGGTTGCGCACCGCGCCCAGAGACTTTACAATACGCTCTTATGGTTTTGCAAGATAAGATCAGACGCTCTAAAGCGATCAAACAAGACGCTCCTAAAAGGTTAGTGTGATGGTAAGAAAACAATCCCCTTATGAAGATGTGCAAAAACAATCGCGCCAGCATGACCCCTATAAAATCATAGAACCCACCCCTAAAAAATACTTAGAGGGCAGTGCTTATGAGGTCATTTACAACCACCTTTCTTACAAGCATGAGATTTTAGACAAATACATAGAGACTAACACGGCTGTGTTTTGGATCAAAAAAGACGATATTTTTTCTGTCGCTACGATTTTAAGGCATTTGGGCTATGAGTGTTTGAGCGAAATGAGTGCGATAGATTTGTGCGCTAAAAAAGGGCATTTTGAATTGTTTTATCAATTCGTGGGTTTTAGCGATAGCTGTAAGAACCGCCGTAGGGTGCGCGTGAAATGCGTTTTGTTGCCTAATGAGAGCGTGGATTCTTTGAGTTTTTTATACCGATCGGCTAATTGGAGCGAGAGGGAAGCGTATGACATGCTTGGTATTGTGTTTGACAAACACCCCTATTTGAAGCGCCTTATCATGCCGCATGATTGGGTAGGCCACCCTTTATTGCGCTCTTACCCGCTCAAAGGCGATGAATTCGCCCAATGGTATGAAGTGGATAAAATTTTTGGCAAAGAATACCGAGAAGTGGTGGGTAAAGAGCAGAGAGACAGCGCGAGAGTGGATGAAAAAGACACTTTCAATTTTGCAAAAATCGGCTATGAGCAGGGCAAGGGCGAAGAATTAAAAGAAACAGAAGAAAAGCATGCGTTTAAGAAAATCCCTTTTGTCAAAGATTTGCACAAAATCGCCCCCACTATCTTAAAAAAGAGGCTATAAAATGGCTCAAAATTTCACGAAACTCAACCCCCAGTTTGAAAACATCATTTTTGAACATGACGACAACCAAATGATTTTAAACTTTGGCCCCCAACACCCCAGTAGCCATGGGCAATTGCGCTTGATTTTGGAATTGGAGGGTGAAAAAATCATTAAGGCTACCCCTGAAATTGGCTACTTGCATAGAGGCTGTGAAAAGTTAGGCGAAAACATGACCTATAACGAATACATGCCCACTACTGACAGGTTGGATTACACTTCTTCTACCAGCAATAATTACGCTTACGCTTATGCGGTAGAGACCTTGCTCAATTTAGAAATCCCGCGCCGAGCGCAAGTGATCCGCACGATTTTACTAGAGCTTAACCGCATGATTTCACACATCTTTTTTATCAGCGTGCATGCTTTAGATGTGGGGGCGATGAGCGTGTTTTTGTATGCGTTTAAAACGAGGGAATACGGGCTGGATTTGATGGAGGATTATTGCGGAGCCAGGCTCACGCATAACGCTATAAGGATTGGGGGCGTGCCTTTGGATTTGCCCCCGAATTGGTTAGAGGGCTTAAAAAAGTTTTTAGGCGAAATGAGGGAATGCAAAAAACTCATTCAAGGCTTATTGGATAAGAATCGCATTTGGCGGATGCGCTTGGAAAATGTGGGCGTTGTAACGCCAAAAATGGCGCAAAGTTGGGGCATGAGCGGTATCATGTTAAGAGGGACTGGGATCGCTTATGACATTAGAAAAGAAGAACCTTATGAGCTTTATAAAGAGCTTGATTTTGATGTGCCGGTGGGCAATTATGGCGATAGTTATGATCGGTATTGTTTGTATATGTTAGAAATTGATGAAAGCATTCGCATCATTGAGCAACTCATTCCCATGTATGCTAAAACCGATACGCCCATCATGGCCCAAAACCCGCATTACATTTCCGCCCCAAAAGAAGATATAATGACGCAAAACTACGCCTTGATGCAGCATTTTGTTTTAGTGGCTCAAGGCATGCGCCCGCCCGTTGGGGAAGTGTATGCCCCCACAGAAAGCCCTAAAGGGGAATTAGGGTTTTTTATCCATTCAGAGGGCGAGCCTTACCCTCACAGATTAAAAATCAGAGCCCCTAGCTTTTATCACATCGGGGCTTTAAGCGATATTTTAGTGGGGCAATATTTAGCGGATGCAGTAACCGTGATTGGCTCAACCAATGCGGTGTTTGGCGAGGTGGATAGATGAAACGCTTTGATTTACGCCCCTTAAAAGCAGATATTTTTGAACGCTTAGAAGAATTGATTGAAAAAGAAATGCAACCTAATGAAGTCGCTATTTTCATGTTTGAAGTGGGGGATTTTTCTAATATCCCTAAGAGCGCTGAATTTATCCAATCTAAAGGGCATGAGCTCCTCAATTCTTTGCGTTTCAATCAAGCGGATTGGACGATTGTCGTGAGAAAAAAGGCTTGATTTTGAGCGGCTTTAACCCCTTAAATTCCCCTTTAAGCACAAGCTCTTCAATTAGTTTGAAAGAAGCTTATTATTTAGAAAAATTATCTCTTCAAAAAGGGTTTAAGATCAATTACAAATTGAGCGAAGATAGCTTAAACCTTTTAGAAAAAAGCGATTTGTGCGTTTTGTTTGGGGGTTTTTCAAACGCTTGTTTGAATGAAAACGAACGATGGATTTTAGAAAGCATTAACCAATCAAAACGCCCCTACGCCCTATTAAGACCCTTACAAGATACAAGAGACTTGCAAGAAAATTGCCTTTTTGCATCATATGAAATCCACACGGAAGCGGCGATTTTGGCTTTGATTTTAAGGGGCATTTTAGAAAAAACCTCATCATTAAAAGGGCATGTTTTAGAAAAAATAGATGTGGGGTATTTAAGCTCTGAAGCGAACATGAGCGAAGAGGAATTGCAAGAACTTATCGCGCTTATTGTTAAAGCAAAAAAAAGGGCACTTGTTTTAAACAGAGAAATCACTAAGCATGCTCATAGCGCTTTTTTATACACCCTTTTAAGCGGGTTGCAAAACTACCTAGAAATTTTACACATCCCTTGCAATGATTCAAGCGCAACGACCGCTTTTTATGATTCTAAAGATCAAGAATGGTTGCTAGAAACAGCCCTAAAAGAGGGCGTTTTGCCTTTTGAATCAGAGCTTAAAGATTTAGAGTCTTTAGAACAAATCAGTGAGGCTAACGGCTCGTTTGTCTATGTTTCTTATAAGAGCCTTAAAACCCCTAAATTGTCTTTTTCCAAGCAATTCAAGATCGCTAACAAGATCCAGCATTCTAAAGCAAAGTTTCAAATCTCCAATCAAACGCTAGAATGCGAGTTAGAAGAAAGCCCTAATTTGAAGGGCTTGATTGCGATTTTAGAAGGGGCGTTTTTTGACACCTACCCTTATATCCCTATTTTATCCCACTCTCAAGGAATTTCATGATCACAATGAATATCAATGGCAAAACGATTGAATGCCAAGAGGGACAAAGCGTTTTAGAGGCCGCTAGGAGCGCTGGGATCTACATCCCTACCATTTGCTATTTAAGCGGTTGCTCGCCCACAGTCGCATGCAAAATGTGCATGGTTGAAATGGATGGCAAACGCATTTATAGCTGCAACACGAAAGCCAAAAATAACGCCGTTATCCTCACTAACACCCCCACGCTCATGGATGAAAGAAAAAGCATCATGCAAACTTATGATGTCAACCACCCCCTAGAGTGTGGCGTGTGCGATAAGAGCGGGGAGTGCGAATTGCAAGACATGACGCATTTAACTGGCGTGGAGCACCAACCCTATGCGGTGGCTGATGATTTTAAAGCGCTAGATTCATGGGCAAAAGCCTTGTATGACCCTAATTTGTGCATCATGTGCGAAAGGTGCGTAACCACTTGCAAGGACAATGTGGGCGAAAACAACCTCAAAGCCACTAAAGCCG
Protein-coding regions in this window:
- the trpS gene encoding tryptophan--tRNA ligase; translated protein: MHKKRVFSGIQPTGQIHLGNYLGAIKHWVELQDEYENLFCIVNSHAITLPIEPIFLKSQTYELVKLLLACGIDPNQSGLFIQSEVDEHPALAWLLDCQVSMGEMQRMTQFKDKSLKNPKSVNVGLFNYPILMASDILLYQSDLVPVGEDQKQHLELTRNVAEKFNRDFGNCFKVPEPLIAKVGARVMGLDDPKVKMSKSHKGANHAIFLLDEPDVIVKKIKKAATDSMGVIEFDEKREGVFNLLNIYMLLSDESPEKIEERFKNKGYGDFKKELAEVVIQSLKPIQERYREISDDEVKAVLNCGVEKARPLARATYQKAKELMGLI
- a CDS encoding methyltransferase domain-containing protein, translated to MVLDSFYSFNQHAFNKHAKTYHLFAHIQQQIAIYLVQFLKQKHYAKVLDLGSGSGAVFNALEQQNILIENFIALDNSMNMLKLHPTHSLNIQKISLEHANFEEHVFCDYDLVVSSSSLQWARDLKSVLEKIALFSKEAALAIHTDFSLHEVHEFLGTPSPLRDLKTLKSLIKNAFKHFQIELENKRFALYFNCKQDCLNYLKKCGLLGGSTLSFKQKKHFFQNMAFEKLSYEVLLFSGIRRS
- the secG gene encoding preprotein translocase subunit SecG, with product MTSALLGLQIVLAVLIVVVVLLQKSSSIGLGAYSGSNDSLFGAKGPASFMAKLTMFLGLLFVINTIALGYFYNKEYGKSVLDETKTNKELSPLVPATGTLNPTLNPTLNPTLNPLEQAPTNPLMPTQTPNELPKEPAKTPFVESPKQNEKNEKNEKNEKNEKNEKNDAKENGIKGVEKTKENAKTPPTTHQKPKTHAQTNAHTNQKKDEK
- the frr gene encoding ribosome recycling factor, which translates into the protein MLQAIYNETKDLMQKSVQALNRDFSTLRSAKVSVNILDHIKVDYYGTPTPLNQVGSVMSLDATTLQISPWEKNLLKEIERSIQEANIGVNPNNDGETIKLFFPPMTTEQRKLIAKDAKAMGEKAKVAVRNIRQDANNQVKKLEKDKEISEDESKKAQEQIQKITDDAIKKIDESVKNKEDAILKV
- the pyrE gene encoding orotate phosphoribosyltransferase — translated: MDIKACYQNAQALLEGHFLLSSGFHSNYYLQSAKVLEDPKLAEQLALELAKQIQEAHLNIECVCSPAIGGILAGYELARALGVRFIFTERVDNIMTLRRGFEVKKNEKILVCEDIITTGKSAMECAKVLEEKGAQIVAFGALANRGICKRAHSHLKAQEGACLPSHLPLFALEDFVFDMHKPSSCPLCATSVAIKPGSRGN
- a CDS encoding RDD family protein; protein product: MATKKTKKNKTPEKKHVLESPLKGLYLSLRLKAFITDIFMIYTPMLYIMTYAILGSAKDFRENQNAIFLCLLFYALTHSFFIAFKSQSPGMRYAQFKLVKNNGKEVGFFLALWRFVLWVLSMGLLIGFVAPFIFKFFLHDKFSGTHIEIIKEEI
- a CDS encoding SIR2 family NAD-dependent protein deacylase, whose product is MKNLVILSGAGISAESGIKTFRDAGGLWEGHDIMEVASPYGWKKNPQKVLDFYNQRRRQLFEVYPNKAHKALAELEKHYQVNIITQNVDDLHERAGSSRILHLHGELLSVRSEKNPNLVYRWEKDLNLGDLAKDKSQLRPDIVWFGEEVPLLKEAVSLVKQAHLLIIIGTSLQVYPAASLYTHAHKDALIYYIDPKAKNARLPQNVQCINESAVHAMQDLMPKLIEMAS
- a CDS encoding NAD(P)H-quinone oxidoreductase subunit 3 translates to MQQAAEALNHPYFGVFVLLVFTFWVFNLTLRIQRFLSRKMAQKKGEKLKLAPYECGPVALKQPNRVSHHFYIMAMLFILFDVEIVFMFPWAIDFKKLGLFGLVEMLGFVFFLAIGFIYALKRNALSWQKLEVK
- a CDS encoding NuoB/complex I 20 kDa subunit family protein, whose protein sequence is MQQAPVILSTLDKLLNWGRSNSLWPLTYGLACCAIEMMATGGSRFDFDRFGTIFRASPRQSDVMIIAGTLTKKHAEFMRRLYDQMPEPKWVISMGSCANTGGMFNTYATVQGADRIVPVDIYLPGCAPRPETLQYALMVLQDKIRRSKAIKQDAPKRLV
- a CDS encoding NADH-quinone oxidoreductase subunit C; protein product: MVRKQSPYEDVQKQSRQHDPYKIIEPTPKKYLEGSAYEVIYNHLSYKHEILDKYIETNTAVFWIKKDDIFSVATILRHLGYECLSEMSAIDLCAKKGHFELFYQFVGFSDSCKNRRRVRVKCVLLPNESVDSLSFLYRSANWSEREAYDMLGIVFDKHPYLKRLIMPHDWVGHPLLRSYPLKGDEFAQWYEVDKIFGKEYREVVGKEQRDSARVDEKDTFNFAKIGYEQGKGEELKETEEKHAFKKIPFVKDLHKIAPTILKKRL
- the nuoD gene encoding NADH dehydrogenase (quinone) subunit D — encoded protein: MAQNFTKLNPQFENIIFEHDDNQMILNFGPQHPSSHGQLRLILELEGEKIIKATPEIGYLHRGCEKLGENMTYNEYMPTTDRLDYTSSTSNNYAYAYAVETLLNLEIPRRAQVIRTILLELNRMISHIFFISVHALDVGAMSVFLYAFKTREYGLDLMEDYCGARLTHNAIRIGGVPLDLPPNWLEGLKKFLGEMRECKKLIQGLLDKNRIWRMRLENVGVVTPKMAQSWGMSGIMLRGTGIAYDIRKEEPYELYKELDFDVPVGNYGDSYDRYCLYMLEIDESIRIIEQLIPMYAKTDTPIMAQNPHYISAPKEDIMTQNYALMQHFVLVAQGMRPPVGEVYAPTESPKGELGFFIHSEGEPYPHRLKIRAPSFYHIGALSDILVGQYLADAVTVIGSTNAVFGEVDR
- a CDS encoding NADH-ubiquinone oxidoreductase subunit E family protein, with the protein product MKRFDLRPLKADIFERLEELIEKEMQPNEVAIFMFEVGDFSNIPKSAEFIQSKGHELLNSLRFNQADWTIVVRKKA